Proteins co-encoded in one Bacteroidota bacterium genomic window:
- a CDS encoding N-acetylmuramoyl-L-alanine amidase codes for MKQTAHIFSLLLVLLLFTSFTGTKKGGGDTLVIVIDAGHGGKDPGSISKKVQEKKVTLDIARKLGKMLTDSFKDVKVIYTRYNDSFVELHERAKIANRNKASIFISIHCNHNNKTAPNGSETYVMGLHKSDDNLDVSKRENEAILYEDNYEKQQDYEGFDPNSPEAHIIFSFYQNAFREQSLTLASKVEKHLSARKKVKKSRGVKQAGFLVLWKTTMPSILIETGFISNPTEREYLASDSGKKEVAEAVFKAVKEYKAYLGTIK; via the coding sequence ATGAAACAAACCGCCCACATATTTTCTTTACTTCTGGTTTTGTTACTGTTTACCTCGTTTACAGGAACAAAAAAAGGTGGCGGAGATACGTTGGTGATTGTTATTGATGCAGGCCACGGCGGCAAAGACCCCGGTTCTATCTCTAAAAAAGTTCAGGAGAAGAAAGTTACGCTTGACATTGCCCGAAAGCTGGGTAAAATGTTAACCGATAGCTTTAAAGATGTAAAGGTGATTTATACCCGCTACAATGACTCGTTTGTTGAATTGCACGAGCGGGCTAAAATAGCTAACCGCAACAAAGCCTCTATATTTATCTCAATACACTGTAACCACAACAATAAAACCGCACCTAACGGCAGCGAAACATATGTAATGGGGTTGCACAAAAGCGATGATAATTTAGATGTGTCGAAACGTGAAAATGAGGCTATTTTGTACGAGGATAATTACGAAAAACAGCAAGATTATGAGGGTTTCGACCCTAACTCGCCCGAGGCACACATAATTTTCAGTTTTTATCAAAATGCCTTTCGCGAACAAAGCCTTACGCTTGCCTCAAAAGTTGAGAAGCACCTTTCAGCCCGCAAAAAAGTGAAGAAAAGCAGGGGAGTGAAACAAGCGGGGTTTCTGGTACTTTGGAAAACCACTATGCCCAGCATTTTAATTGAAACCGGTTTTATCTCTAACCCTACCGAACGCGAATATTTAGCTTCAGACTCAGGTAAAAAAGAGGTTGCCGAAGCTGTATTTAAGGCTGTAAAAGAATACAAAGCCTACTTAGGTACTATAAAATAA
- a CDS encoding inorganic phosphate transporter encodes MFGLEDTLLISLLIFSLLCACFFEFVNGFHDTANAVATVIYTNSLKPWVAVVWSAICNYTGVMMGGIAVAMGIVNLLPVELLIDQSLSSSMAMVMALLFSAIIWNFGTWYFGLPASSSHTLIGSILGVGIAYGLLPNTADAAVNWSKVNDIGLSLLLSPLFGCTLTIVLMYILRRTAKKQKDILFNPPKGDRPPPFWIRSLLILTSTGVSFSHGNNDGQKGVGLMMLILIGIVPSYFALDRDADPSKMKPHLVKIEAYYQALNTSKLSDEDSVKVVKTLGYIEDIKITTDTLTSITYLGDKKPFELRKDILMVSKNTDKFLSAGVFEISEAQQDELKGEVKKIRQYTDYAPDWIKILIAFSLGIGTMVGWKRIVITIGEKIGKQHLTYAQGASAELVAASTIGVSSFLGLPVSTTHVLSSGIAGSMIADKGIKNLQGNTVRNILLAWLLTLPATIILSGGLYLLLRQVL; translated from the coding sequence ATGTTCGGATTAGAAGATACCCTCCTCATTTCACTGCTGATATTCAGCCTTTTGTGCGCCTGTTTCTTTGAGTTTGTGAATGGTTTTCACGATACTGCCAACGCAGTTGCTACTGTTATTTATACCAACTCTCTTAAACCTTGGGTGGCTGTAGTATGGAGTGCCATTTGCAACTACACCGGGGTAATGATGGGCGGTATTGCAGTAGCCATGGGCATTGTAAACCTATTGCCCGTAGAACTGCTCATAGATCAAAGCTTATCCAGTAGTATGGCCATGGTGATGGCCCTTTTGTTCAGTGCTATTATTTGGAACTTCGGTACATGGTACTTTGGCTTACCCGCCAGCAGTTCGCACACACTTATCGGCTCTATATTAGGTGTGGGTATTGCTTACGGTTTATTGCCAAACACTGCTGATGCAGCCGTTAACTGGAGTAAAGTAAACGATATTGGTTTATCATTACTATTGTCTCCCTTGTTTGGGTGTACACTAACCATTGTGTTGATGTACATACTACGCAGGACTGCTAAAAAGCAAAAAGACATTTTGTTTAACCCTCCCAAAGGCGACCGTCCTCCCCCATTCTGGATTCGCAGCTTGCTTATCCTTACCTCTACTGGTGTTAGTTTTTCGCACGGTAATAACGACGGACAAAAAGGTGTAGGGCTTATGATGCTGATTTTAATTGGTATTGTTCCTTCATACTTTGCCTTAGACAGAGATGCTGACCCCTCTAAAATGAAACCCCACTTGGTAAAAATTGAAGCATATTACCAAGCCCTTAACACAAGTAAACTGAGCGATGAAGATTCAGTGAAAGTGGTAAAAACGCTGGGTTATATAGAGGATATTAAAATTACTACTGACACTCTTACTTCTATTACTTACTTAGGTGATAAAAAACCTTTTGAATTGCGTAAGGATATTTTGATGGTATCTAAAAACACCGATAAGTTTTTATCAGCTGGTGTTTTTGAAATCAGCGAAGCCCAACAGGATGAGCTGAAAGGCGAAGTGAAAAAAATACGTCAATACACTGATTACGCACCTGATTGGATTAAGATATTAATAGCTTTCTCACTTGGTATTGGTACCATGGTGGGCTGGAAACGTATAGTAATCACTATCGGTGAGAAAATAGGTAAACAACACCTTACCTATGCACAAGGTGCCAGCGCTGAGTTGGTTGCGGCAAGCACCATTGGCGTATCATCGTTCCTTGGTTTACCCGTTAGTACCACCCACGTACTTTCATCAGGTATTGCAGGTAGTATGATTGCCGATAAGGGTATCAAAAACCTGCAAGGCAATACCGTACGTAATATATTGTTGGCTTGGTTGCTTACGTTGCCTGCCACCATTATACTTTCGGGCGGTTTATACTTGTTGTTGCGCCAAGTACTGTAA
- a CDS encoding Crp/Fnr family transcriptional regulator — MLYFCSMLRDAFEKLVKLEDAEWADAESRFKTISFVKDQLLTREGEIEAYFYFIKSGVHSMYYLSPDGDETILGFSFTGNFSGAYDSFSTQTPSRLYIQALSSGEAYAISYADMSYLFDRYKNFERWGRLFIQHILFGRGRREIEMLATSAEERYKAFVARMPQELQQIPLRHIASYLNMTPETLSRLRSKR; from the coding sequence ATGCTTTATTTTTGTAGTATGCTGCGAGACGCTTTTGAAAAACTGGTGAAACTTGAAGATGCCGAGTGGGCCGATGCCGAAAGCCGTTTTAAAACCATCAGTTTTGTAAAAGACCAACTGCTTACCCGCGAAGGGGAAATAGAAGCCTACTTTTACTTTATAAAAAGCGGGGTGCACAGCATGTATTACCTAAGCCCTGATGGTGACGAAACCATATTAGGGTTTTCATTTACAGGCAACTTTTCAGGAGCCTACGATTCATTCAGCACACAAACTCCGTCACGGCTATATATTCAGGCACTGTCTTCGGGCGAGGCTTATGCAATCAGTTATGCCGATATGAGCTATTTATTTGACCGCTACAAGAACTTTGAGCGTTGGGGCAGGCTATTTATCCAACACATACTTTTTGGGCGTGGCAGGCGTGAAATTGAAATGCTGGCTACCTCGGCTGAGGAACGCTACAAAGCTTTTGTTGCACGTATGCCGCAAGAGTTGCAACAAATACCGCTGCGCCACATTGCTTCTTACCTTAACATGACTCCCGAAACCCTTAGCCGCTTACGTTCAAAAAGGTAA
- a CDS encoding DUF2834 domain-containing protein encodes MKKSVLLTLTAIGFIAPFILMMKVTIETGNILLWTQPSATIAGAFGNDISASFIVDLLCVVMVFFFWTYYEAKRHNIKNIWIIWVLTLVFGMAGPFPLFLYMVQRAKERV; translated from the coding sequence ATGAAAAAGAGTGTACTATTGACGTTAACAGCTATTGGCTTTATCGCCCCTTTCATCCTAATGATGAAGGTTACTATTGAAACGGGCAACATTTTATTGTGGACTCAACCATCGGCCACCATTGCAGGGGCTTTTGGCAATGATATTTCGGCCTCGTTTATTGTTGATTTGTTATGTGTAGTAATGGTGTTCTTTTTCTGGACTTATTACGAAGCAAAACGTCACAACATTAAAAACATCTGGATTATTTGGGTACTTACCTTAGTGTTTGGTATGGCCGGCCCATTCCCGCTATTCCTTTATATGGTGCAACGCGCAAAAGAGCGCGTTTAA